A genomic region of Anopheles coustani chromosome 3, idAnoCousDA_361_x.2, whole genome shotgun sequence contains the following coding sequences:
- the LOC131260669 gene encoding glucosylceramide transporter ABCA12 has translation MKLSRHADCMQIRALLKKDYLVRIRQPWMTFIQYLWPCMIFAALYILRARFQAAEIGDCQFPTRNLQANGILPFFQSYICTFENECSDVKAYAETEDFPLAPVTPVVNIVQTILDNEELYDAIVKLPEDKNFIASVTTVVTHAKFKEIESNADRLIKMLPEIRTKIGDSFDIEKLFSDDRTFSKSGNILCGRPFPRSDNIRFVDNIFYTPDYAGPDKDELNVMPTPYCKQLYLDVTNTNHGKITWRFLKPILQGKILYGPASERNDEIMKFANQTFADMGRLREFFRALDKTLQLVRTDEEARSSFEGLIALAKSPVVQLLTGGNVNIELIESLLNGILNDNDVAKAVNTIANIFDCFSADRFIPVANEQDLETRAFELNRKKLFFAGVLFENGTTNEVAYKIRMRTDDTPVTVENRNRFWFPGPEASFELDMRYHRGFVQIQHAVDMGIIRQMKKEKFDAERLASGDGGTTSSFGGFGELELDDDLDDGAEDDTEDKSAEEASEEEPATEAPVTPVVETTTENLSLLYNDLSKRLNVSQEVLNVFGSGTNSSALDDFLDFKDEDEDEVSSPTTTNAPSTTTNAASTTTNAPSSTVTKTRKRRSLLDLFLGSGAASKKSNEVTFNVAGEKFYTKQFPYPKYTKDDFKKGLYLAQAIQMTYFLALIVHVASAVRQKIWMKESGNSMLMRSMGLKSGSETVAWMITTFIEIGIVFLIGLAILYGGGILVHSSQIFLFCYLLVFGICMIAFCYMCAMFFSSASIGSVSSVILFLTTFLPYILIISLGATLSAVGKFFANLSFSTAFCYAWRHVMRMELQHRGASFMSAFQGTIADNDLKYGILMILLDAAIYFTIGYLYQRFKQDDTTFHTVKRMKLDKSIGADLRNVDVTYEKGGKKVLSDVSVTFRRDEVTCLLGRNGAGKSTIIKLLTGQVVPDVGDVHLPLDYDFISGLRNNAEKIGLCPQNDVLIPNLTAKEHLQLYARIKLTRGFDTEVSRTLENLNMGHYQNYRASDLSGGFKRRLCIAIAFLGSPNLVILDEPCSSVDTKARKNIWELIQTLRKDRAVILATHHLDEAECLSDKIVMLEDGKAIMEQSQEELKKRFTNTIYLKIFLKHQPEFEHTALIAELSKLMDGLADMRYEMTATLSQLNFRITSSSNDAQLLNIEPLLEHLANLKATNVIESFDVRNENLLNIFNTVNSTDSAPVECNGNGKERNGNGTTSHIPNGFHGPKTKEAKLGTLSIMATLFRKRLLHFTRNYRLLVCILVLPTIFEIIAMGCMTIRPPGEHDLMLNFSTALYPGAAEFYSNTSDSDEYRQAIVDDVLEHCSGDVCTLFNSSLDAYRWLLTTEHQYTERRYGGITINREKNVVWYNNKGYHSMPTWLNMLDTAVLRAELEDPSFSIRTINHPLKIEEDDLSLSSLLQQIADAGISLIILLAFSLVIAGACVYIVSERIRGEKLQQRLAGVNVFIYWTVTYIWDALIYLIAVALAMIVFKTFAIPAYVEREQLNGICLLLILYGFASIPAMHLFEKLFTDASLANMSLFCLNIITALGTLTIIILFDVMGDSDESERIRNFLNRAFLVLPQHALSDGLIELSKNYITAEIFKRYYIDSYKSPVRSELLRPHFISLIVMGVLFMLINVVIEYKLLQRLVNRLCSRTEPKVYELNGVDTVDHVVSRMDGKKKSMTADQILSVDNLRKRYGSCGGGGGGATGREVVKNVSFKLHYGECFGLLGTNGAGKSTIFAILSGELLPSGGSFTFYSNHGPSYCPQSNFLDPLLTVEEVIEFYGKLRNIESIDKLVIETLKEYHLEPYRKVLAKNLSGGNRRKLCVAVACFGQSEIILMDEPTSDLDPVTRSIVYSTIERLNTQNRSILLTSHSISEIDRICQRIAILKDGHLLTVDTPGRLKERFGNSYQVTLYLEGTREVDFVRVVKREFNVTRDILLHKNSVQFVCQVRPDEVGPLRAENGKSHKNGHVTIVLHENGNGAMVSGPGEARTASELFLKLHRFARDNNLRYTVSRCQMDQIFENVLQNHEEDHANPGFVDS, from the exons ATGAAACTGTCCAGGCATGCGGACTGCATGCAGATACGAGCCCTGCTAAAGAAGGACTATCTCGTCCGGATACGTCAGCCA TGGATGACCTTCATCCAGTACCTATGGCCGTGCATGATCTTTGCCGCCCTGTACATCCTGCGAGCCCGCTTCCAGGCGGCTGAGATCGGTGACTGTCAGTTCCCGACCCGCAACCTGCAGGCGAATGGCATCCTGCCCTTCTTCCAGTCGTACATCTGCACGTTCGAGAATGAGTGCAGCGACGTCAAGGCGTACGCCGAGACGGAGGACTTCCCGCTGGCGCCGGTCACACCCGTGGTCAACATCGTGCAGACCATCCTGGACAACGAGGAGCTGTACGATGCGATCGTGAAGCTACCGGAAGATAAGAACTTCATCGCCTCCGTCACGACCGTCGTCACGCACGCGAAGTTCAAAGAGATCGAGA GCAATGCCGATCGGTTGATCAAGATGCTACCGGAGATACGCACCAAAATAGGGGACTCGTTCGATATCGAAAAGCTGTTCTCCGACGACCGGACGTTCTCCAAATCGGGCAACATCCTGTGCGGCCGGCCGTTCCCCCGCAGCGATAACATTCGGTTTGTTGACAATATTTTCTACACACCGGACTACGCCGGACCCGATAAGGACGAGCTGAACGTGATGCCGACGCCGTACTGCAAGCAGCTCTACCTAGACGTTACCAACACGAACCACGGCAAGATAACCTGGCGCTTTCTGAAGCCCATCCTGCAGGGCAAGATACTGTACGGTCCGGCGAGCGAGCGAAACGATGAAATAATGAAGTTT GCCAATCAAACGTTCGCTGATATGGGCCGACTGAGAGAGTTCTTCCGGGCGTTGGACAAAACCCTCCAACTGGTTCGCACCGATGAGGAGGCACGGTCCAGCTTCGAGGGTTTGATCGCGCTAGCGAAAAGTCCCGTAGTGCAGCTTCTGACCGGCGGCAACGTTAACATCGAGCTGATCGAGAGCCTGCTGAATGGCATTTTGAACGACAACGACGTCGCCAAGGCGGTCAACACGATCGCCAACATTTTCGACTGCTTCTCGGCCGACCGATTCATCCCGGTGGCAAACGAGCAGGATCTAGAGACGCGCGCCTTCGAGCTCAACCGGAAGAAGCTGTTCTTTGCTGGCGTCCTTTTTGAGAACGGAACTACGAACGAGGTGGCATACAAGATACGGATGCGTACGGATGACACGCCGGTTACAGTGGAGAACCGGAACCGCTTCTGGTTCCCCGGTCCGGAGGCGAGCTTCGAGCTGGACATGCGCTACCATCGGGGTTTCGTGCAGATCCAGCACGCGGTCGACATGGGCATCATTAGGCagatgaagaaagaaaagtttgACGCCGAGCGTTTGGCTAGCGGGGACGGAGGAACCACATCATCGTTCGGCGGTTTCGGCGAGCTAGAGTTAGACGATGACCTAGACGACGGAGCGGAGGATGACACTGAAGACAAGAGTGCAGAGGAAGCAAGCGAAGAGGAGCCGGCAACGGAAGCGCCGGTCACGCCAGTTGTGGAAACTACGACCGAGAATTTGTCCCTGTTGTATAACGATCTAAGCAAACGACTGAACGTATCGCAGGAAGTACTGAACGTGTTCGGAAGTGGTACGAACAGCAGTGCGCTTGATGATTTTCTCGATTTTAAGGATGAAGACGAAGATGAAGTGTCTtctccaacaacaaccaacgctccatcaacaacaaccaacgctgcatcaacaacaaccaacgCCCCATCGTCCACTGTCACAAAAACACGCAAACGTCGATCACTGTTGGATCTGTTCCTTGGTAGCGGTGCTGCAAGTAAGAAATCCAATGAGGTTACGTTCAACGTGGCGGGCGAAAAGTTTTACACCAAACAGTTTCCCTACCCGAAGTACACTAAAGATGA CTTCAAAAAGGGATTATACCTCGCACAGGCCATTCAGATGACGTACTTCCTGGCGCTAATAGTACACGTCGCTTCGGCGGTACGTCAAAAGATTTGGATGAAGGAAAGCGGAAACTCGATGCTGATGCGCTCGATGGGCTTAAAATCGGGCTCGGAAACCGTCGCCTGGATGATCACGACGTTCATCGAAATCGGCATCGTGTTTCTGATAGGACTGGCCATCCTCTACGGGGGCGGTATACTGGTGCACTCCAGCCAAATCTTTCTCTTCTGCTATCTGCTCGTGTTCGGCATTTGCATGATTGCATTTTG CTATATGTGCGCGATGTTCTTCAGCTCGGCCAGCATCGGGTCGGTGTCGAGCGTGATACTGTTTCTGACAACATTCCTGCCGTACATTCTTATCATTTCGCTCGGGGCGACCCTTTCCGCCGTCGGGAAGTTCTTCGCCAACCTCTCGTTCTCGACCGCATTCTGCTATGCCTGGCGCCACGTGATGCGTATGGAGCTGCAGCATCGGGGGGCAAGCTTTATGAGCGCCTTCCAGGGTACGATTGCGGACAATGATCTCAAGTATGGCATCCTCATGATCCTGCTGGACGCGGCGATCTACTTTACAATAGGTTATCTTTATCAACGTTTCAAACAAG ATGATACAACATTCCACACGGTAAAGCGCATGAAACTAGATAAAAGCATCGGTGCGGATCTACGAAACGTGGACGTGACGTACGAGAAAGGAGGCAAGAAGGTGCTGAGTGATGTTTCGGTCACATTCCGTCGGGATGAAGTCACCTGTCTGCTCGGACGGAACGGTGCCGGCAAAAGTACCATCAT TAAACTACTCACCGGGCAGGTTGTACCCGACGTCGGTGACGTTCACCTGCCACTGGACTATGATTTCATCTCCGGCCTAAGAAACAATGCGGAAAAGATTGGTTTGTGCCCGCAGAACGATGTACTGATACCTAATCTCACCGCCAAGGAGCACCTTCAGCTGTACGCGCGCATCAAACTAACCCGTGGTTTCGACACGGAGGTATCGCGCACGTTGGAGAACCTCAACATGGGCCACTATCAGAACTACCGAGCTTCGGATCTTTCCGGCGGGTTCAAGCGGCGACTGTGCATTGCGATCGCgttccttggatcgcccaatCTGGTCATACTGGACGAGCCGTGTAGTAGTGTGGACACGAAGGCACGGAAGAACATCTGGGAGCTGATCCAAACGCTACGGAAAGACCGCGCTGTGATACTTGCGACGCACCATCTGGACGAGGCAGAGTGTCTGAGCGATAAGATCGTGATGCTGGAGGAT GGAAAGGCCATAATGGAACAATCGCAGGAGGAGTTAAAGAAACGCTTCACCAACACTATCTATCTGAAGATCTTCTTGAAGCACCAACCGGAGTTCGAGCATACTGCGTTGATCGCGGAGCTGAGTAAACTGATGGATGGCCTTGCTGATATGCGTTACGAAATGACGGCAACTCTCAGTCAATTAAACTTTAGGATTACCTCATCATCAAATGATGCTCAACTGTTGAA TATCGAACCTCTGCTGGAACATCTAGCCAATTTGAAGGCAACCAATGTGATCGAATCGTTTGATGTACGTAACGAGAATCTGCTCAACATCTTCAACACGGTCAACTCAACTGACTCAGCACCCGTGGAGTGCAATGGAAACGGAAAGGAGCGCAATGGAAACGGAACCACTTCTCACATACCGAACGGATTCCACGGACCAAAGACGAAGGAAGCCAAACTCGGTACGCTGTCCATCATGGCCACCCTGTTCCGCAAGCGTTTGCTGCATTTTACACGCAACTATCGACTGCTGGTGTGTATACTCGTGCTGCCAACGATTTTTGAGATCATCGCCATGGGATGCATGACCATCCGGCCGCCAGGAGAACACGACTTGATGTTAAACTTCTCCACCGCGCTCTACCCAGGGGCGGCGGAGTTCTACAGCAACACCAGCGATAGCGATGAGTATCGACAAGCGATCGTTGATGATGTACTGGAGCATTGCTCGGGGGATGTTTGTACGTTGTTTAACTCCTCGCTGGACGCATACCGGTGGCTTCTTACGACGGAACACCAGTACACGGAGCGACGCTATGGAGGAATTACGATAAATCGGGAGAAGAACGTCGTGTGGTACAACAACAAGGGTTACCATTCGATGCCCACCTGGTTGAACATGCTCGATACGGCTGTGTTGCGGGCGGAACTTGAGGATCCGAGCTTCTCAATCCGCACCATTAACCATCCGTTGAAGATCGAGGAAGATGATCTGTCGCTTTCGTCATT ACTTCAACAGATCGCCGATGCGGGAATCTCTCTGATCATATTGCTGGCCTTCAGTTTGGTTATCGCTGGAGCCTGTGTGTACATCGTAAGCGAGCGCATTCGTGGTGAGAAGCTACAGCAGCGTTTGGCTGGAGTGAACGTGTTCATCTATTGGACCGTGACGTACATCTGGGATGCACTG aTATACCTCATCGCTGTTGCTCTCGCCATGATCGTCTTCAAAACGTTCGCCATTCCGGCGTACGTCGAGCGGGAACAGTTGAACGGAATCTGTCTGTTATTGATCCTGTATGGTTTTGCATCGATTCCTGCGATGCACCTCTTCGAAAAACTGTTCACCGATGCGAGTTTGGCCAACATGTCACTCTTCTGCCTGAACATCATCACGGCCCTGGGCACGCTGACCATCATCATCCTGTTCGACGTAATGGGCGACAGTGACGAGTCGGAGCGCATCCGTAACTTCCTCAACCGCGCCTTCCTCGTACTGCCACAGCACGCGCTATCCGATGGACTCATCGAGCTGTCCAAGAACTACATCACGGCGGAGATCTTCAAGCGGTACTACATCGATTCCTACAAGTCGCCAGTGCGTAGCGAGCTCCTTCGACCTCATTTCATATCGCTGATCGTGATGGGAGTGCTCTTCATGCTGATCAACGTGGTGATCGAGTACAAGCTGTTGCAGCGGTTGGTCAACCGTCTCTGTAGCCGCACGGAACCGAAAGTGTACGAGCTGAACGGCGTCGACACGGTGGACCATGTCGTTAGCCGGATGGACGGCAAGAAGAAATCGATGACGGCCGATCAGATCCTGTCGGTGGATAATCTGAGGAAACGATATGGTAGctgtggtggcggcggtggtggagcgACCGGCAGGGAGGTTGTCAAGAATGTGTCCTTCAAGCTGCACTACGGCGAGTGCTTCGGATTGCTTGGCACGAACGGAGCAGGCAAATCGACGATATTCGCGATACTCTCCGGGGAGTTGCTGCCATCCGGGGGCAGTTTTACCTTTTACAGCAAT CATGGTCCCTCGTACTGTCCACAGAGTAACTTCCTCGATCCGCTGCTCACCGTTGAGGAAGTGATCGAGTTCTACGGCAAGCTGCGCAACATTGAGTCGATAGACAAGCTCGTGATCGAAACGCTCAAAGAGTATCACCTAGAGCCGTACCGGAAGGTGTTGGCCAAGAATTTGAGTGGTGGAAATCGCCGTAAGCTGTGTGTCGCTGTGGCCTGTTTTGGGCAGTCGGAGATCATCCTGATGGACGAACCGACCAGCGATCTTGATCCAGTGACACGTTCGATTGTGTATAGCACCATCGAGAGGTTGAACACCCAGAACCGTTCGATTCTGCTTACCTCGCACAGCATCTCCGAGATCGATCGGATTTGTCAACGTATAGCGATCCTGAAGGATGGCCATCTGCTGACGGTCGACACACCCGGTCGGCTGAAGGAACGCTTCGGTAACAGCTACCAGGTGACGCTGTACCTCGAGGGTACTCGAGAGGTAGACTTTGTACGG GTTGTTAAGCGCGAATTCAACGTCACACGGGACATCCTTCTGCACAAGAACTCCGTGCAATTCGTGTGCCAGGTGCGGCCGGATGAAGTCGGTCCGTTGAGAGCGGAAAATGGTAAATCACATAAAAATGGCCACGTAACGATCGTCCTGCACGAGAATGGCAATGGAGCAATGGTGAGCGGCCCGGGAGAAGCACGGACCGCCAGTGAGCTGTTCCTAAAGTTGCATCGCTTTGCGCGGGACAACAACCTCCGGTACACGGTGTCACGATGCCAAATGGATCAG ATATTTGAAAACGTCCTTCAAAACCACGAAGAGGATCACGCCAATCCGGGGTTCGTAGATAGCTAG
- the LOC131260681 gene encoding aminoacyl tRNA synthase complex-interacting multifunctional protein 1, translating to MFSVTFGALVKRIFSVPRIVKMSDIERILANNKAAEELLAALKQELKTIRNEQVQQKIVQLQAENETLRKQVDSCLKKLVSLEVAHGKVQIPVPTPDEVRAGGPATVKIEPVAPQPVAPVAKTESAQPAKAQQNENKPPKEKKPKKEKPAGEAKPAAPSEEPPIDVGRLDMRIGRIVEVSRHPDADSLYVEKVDCGEPNPRTVISGLVKFVPIEQMQNRLVVALCNLKPAKMRGILSEAMLMCASTPDKVEILAPPEGSVPGDLVHVEGYPRVPDAVMNPKKKIFETVAPDLKTNGELVACYKDGTFVVPGKGVVKAQTLKNVQVK from the exons ATGTTCAGTGTCACCTTTGGCGCACTAGTGAAACGTATATTCTCCGTGCCACGGATAGTGAAAATGAGCGACATAGAACGCATTTTGGCCAACAATAAGGCGGCGGAGGAGCTACTCGCCGCGCTGAAGCAGGAG CTGAAAACAATCCGCAACGAACAAGTGCAGCAAAAAATTGTACAATTGCAGgcggaaaatgaaacactGCGCAAACAGGTCGACTCGTGCCTGAAGAAGCTGGTTTCGCTTGAGGTAGCTCACGGAAAGGTACAAATTCCTGTGCCAACACCGGACGAAGTCCGTGCCGGAGGTCCCGCGACGGTAAAGATTGAACCCGTTGCCCCGCAACCAGTGGCACCGGTCGCTAAGACAGAGTCAGCCCAGCCAGCGAAGGctcaacaaaacgaaaacaaaccaccgaaggagaagaagccgaaaaaagaaaagccagCGGGAGAGGCGAAACCGGCCGCACCGTCCGAGGAACCTCCGATCGACGTGGGTCGGTTGGATATGCGTATCGGGCGCATTGTGGAGGTTTCGCGCCATCCGGATGCGGACAGTTTGTATGTGGAGAAGGTTGACTGCGGTGAGCCGAATCCTAGAACCGTCATCTCCGGGCTGGTGAAGTTCGTTCCGATCGAACAGATGCAGAACCGATTGGTGGTGGCACTGTGTAACCTGAAGCCCGCCAAAATGCGCGGCATCCTTTCGGAAGCGATGCTCATGTGTGCCTCGACGCCGGATAAGGTGGAAATACTGGCACCACCGGAAGGTTCCGTTCCGGGAGATCTTGTGCACGTCGAGGGATACCCGCGCGTACCGGATGCCGTTATGAAtccgaagaagaaaattttcgAAACCGTTGCTCCAGACCTGAAAACGAACGGAGAACTGGTGGCGTGCTACAAGGATGGAACCTTTGTCGTGCCCGGAAAGGGAGTGGTTAAGGCACAGACGCTGAAAAACGTGCAGGTCAAGTGA
- the LOC131260682 gene encoding DNA fragmentation factor subunit alpha-like — MEEENKKPYKIKDVTRAIKKAVVAGTLQEVRTKAAEKFDRTDLPNIHLDSDGTEVDDEDYFQTLEPNAELIAVFTGEQWIDPTHYVTITTRRDSADVTDSPEVERIHLKKLVAQMKTNLCNVSVLSEPDLELLSNMDPNSVADITGKDFIEQLKEASGRILHEKRKAADAIELLRIIAKQQPIATAPDEEQNDHTTVDSADDLQLRSFLSSVALRPERTPITNQPIAQRSETTAAAAESLSPSSSSPSTPSTIVSIPATVDSTPDGKQHNITVHLESAVRRSSSGGDAEEDAIVSVYPDSQYSLKAAGDNAHHGKAI; from the exons atggaggaggaaaacaaaaaaccatacaAG ATTAAGGACGTGACGAGAGCGATCAAGAAGGCGGTCGTGGCCGGCACGCTGCAGGAGGTGCGTACGAAGGCGGCGGAAAAGTTTGACCGCACCGATCTACCGAACATCCATCTCGACTCGGACGGCACCGAGGTGGACGACGAGGACTACTTCCAGACGCTGGAACCGAACGCCGAGCTGATAGCGGTCTTCACCGGCGAACAGTGGATCGAT CCGACACACTACGTGACGATAACGACGCGGCGCGACTCGGCCGACGTCACCGACAGCCCCGAGGTGGAGCGAATACATCTGAAGAAGCTGGTCGCGCAGATGAAGACCAACCTGTGCAACGTGTCGGTGCTGAGCGAGCCGGACCTCGAGCTGCTGTCGAACATGGACCCGAACTCGGTGGCCGACATCACCGGCAAGGACTTTATCGAGCAGCTCAAGGAAGCCTCAGGCAG AATCCTGCATGAAAAACGAAAGGCTGCTGACGCAATTGAGCTGCTAAGGATCATTGCCAAGCAGCAACCGATCGCAACAGCACCGGATGAGGAGCAGAACGATCACACGACTGTCGATTCCGCCGACGATCTGCAGCTCCGTTCGTTCCTGTCCTCCGTTGCGCTGCGTCCCGAGCGCACACCCATCACAAACCAACCCATTGCCCAGCGGTCCGAAACAACGGCCGCAGCGGCCGAATCCTTGTCGCCTTCATCCTCCTCGCCTTCTACCCCGTCGACCATCGTTTCGATTCCGGCGACCGTCGACTCGACCCCGGATGGCAAACAGCACAATATCACCGTGCACCTGGAGTCGGCCGTACggagaagcagcagcggtggcGATGCCGAGGAGGACGCGATCGTTTCGGTCTATCCTGACTCTCAGTACTCCCTCAAGGCAGCCGGTGACAACGCGCACCATGGTAAAGCCATTTGA